The following proteins are encoded in a genomic region of Tenacibaculum sp. 190524A05c:
- a CDS encoding arylamine N-acetyltransferase family protein, translated as MFVESYLKRIGYSGNISPSIETLNKLHAHHLFNIPFENIDIHIRKPLNLEKSKLYNKIITNNRGGICYELNGLFFHLLKSLNFNTWIISGRVFDKTKGYGPNYDHLALIVKIEKKEYLVDVGFGDFSLTPLIINSTVKNTNQTFIIDKLKDNYRVSKKTKRGIKPLYIFKKEEQKISNFLEMSLFHQTSSNSKFTQNLLITIKTADGRDTITNKIYKSKSRVNEVKEEIKTLSLFLEKLNNSFGISDISLS; from the coding sequence ATGTTTGTAGAAAGTTATTTAAAAAGAATTGGATATTCAGGAAATATTTCTCCCTCAATTGAGACGCTTAATAAATTGCATGCACATCATTTATTTAATATCCCTTTTGAGAATATTGATATTCACATAAGAAAGCCTCTAAATTTAGAGAAAAGTAAACTTTATAATAAAATTATAACTAACAATAGAGGTGGAATTTGTTATGAACTAAATGGACTATTCTTTCATCTCTTAAAATCCTTAAACTTTAATACTTGGATTATCTCAGGAAGAGTTTTCGATAAAACTAAAGGTTATGGCCCAAATTATGATCATTTGGCTCTAATTGTCAAAATTGAAAAGAAAGAATATTTAGTAGATGTAGGTTTTGGTGATTTTTCACTAACCCCTTTAATCATAAATTCTACGGTAAAAAACACCAATCAGACTTTCATAATTGATAAGTTAAAAGATAACTATAGAGTTTCAAAAAAAACAAAACGGGGCATAAAACCACTTTACATTTTTAAAAAAGAAGAGCAAAAAATTTCAAATTTTCTTGAAATGTCTTTGTTCCACCAAACCAGCTCTAACTCAAAATTCACTCAAAATCTGTTGATCACAATTAAAACAGCAGATGGCCGAGACACTATCACAAATAAAATATACAAATCAAAATCCAGAGTTAATGAGGTTAAGGAAGAAATTAAAACTCTTTCATTATTTCTTGAAAAACTAAATAATTCATTCGGCATCTCTGATATAAGCCTAAGTTAA
- a CDS encoding MFS transporter, which yields MSNIALGIDSLIPALPSIGETFLASTPTQLGWIITSIFIGLGIGEIIFGPLSDSIGRKKSILIGAFIFMTGLIISLKSETLNIMLLGRVIQGIGASSFRTVSISIITDSFKGTKMNKVMSSVMSVFLLIPMIAPVIGQLLNNSFNWKAIILFQILFFLTTILWFYTRQRETLVTSNRIPLSRKNFKKNFNEFKRSRPTILYTLILGLIEGVFILYLSSYSDIFKIHYGLQNNFLFVFFILSIILIISTLSNRLLLNKYTPTIIIRRSLQALLVVSSMYFILFLLYSSVSLSVYVVLTVLQFLSIGLIFGNATSLAMNRITHIAGIGSSIHNFLVMILGTLISVLYSFMSNSPNTNLFLGFLISSALSMITLIIYNLKNEKDID from the coding sequence ATGTCTAATATTGCATTAGGAATTGATTCTTTAATTCCAGCACTTCCAAGTATTGGAGAGACATTTTTAGCCAGTACACCTACTCAATTAGGATGGATTATTACGTCAATTTTTATTGGATTAGGAATTGGGGAAATCATCTTCGGACCTCTTTCAGACTCCATAGGGAGAAAAAAAAGTATTCTCATAGGAGCTTTTATTTTCATGACTGGCCTGATAATTAGCTTAAAATCTGAAACCTTAAATATTATGCTCTTAGGAAGAGTAATTCAAGGCATAGGCGCTTCATCCTTTAGAACAGTTAGCATATCTATAATAACTGATTCATTTAAAGGTACAAAAATGAATAAAGTAATGTCTAGCGTAATGAGTGTATTCCTTCTCATTCCAATGATAGCTCCAGTAATTGGCCAGTTACTTAATAATTCATTTAACTGGAAAGCCATTATATTATTCCAAATATTATTCTTCTTAACTACAATTCTTTGGTTTTACACACGACAAAGAGAAACATTAGTTACTTCCAATAGAATCCCTCTTTCTAGAAAGAATTTTAAGAAAAACTTCAATGAATTTAAAAGAAGTAGGCCTACAATACTTTACACTCTAATATTAGGTTTAATTGAAGGTGTCTTTATTCTGTATTTAAGTTCATATTCTGACATTTTTAAAATTCATTATGGATTACAGAATAACTTTTTATTCGTCTTTTTTATTCTATCAATAATCTTAATAATCTCAACATTATCTAATCGATTATTATTGAATAAATATACACCAACCATAATTATCCGAAGGAGCTTACAGGCATTGTTAGTTGTTTCCTCCATGTATTTTATACTATTCCTATTATATAGCTCCGTTTCGCTTTCAGTATATGTAGTTTTGACTGTACTTCAATTCTTGTCTATTGGCTTAATTTTTGGAAATGCAACCTCTCTCGCCATGAATAGAATAACTCATATTGCAGGTATTGGTTCATCAATTCACAATTTCTTGGTTATGATTTTAGGAACACTAATATCCGTTTTGTATTCATTTATGAGTAACTCTCCAAACACAAATCTATTTCTAGGCTTTTTAATCTCAAGTGCATTATCAATGATCACTTTAATTATATATAATTTAAAAAATGAAAAAGACATCGATTAA
- a CDS encoding MoaF N-terminal domain-containing protein: MNKFILILLIALSTVNNCFSQKSKNTPNINGTTMVYQYQDGGKVKGKFQDNLYHFEWTEGPYKGVKGKVGYKIIKVAKKKYFLSFIVQEHASLVTLYIDFKKKKLYGSAFIEKKEKYFQSLEEAKIIGLNFKENNN; this comes from the coding sequence ATGAACAAATTCATACTAATATTATTGATCGCATTATCTACGGTAAATAATTGCTTCTCTCAAAAATCAAAAAATACTCCAAACATAAATGGTACTACAATGGTATATCAATATCAGGATGGAGGAAAAGTTAAAGGAAAATTTCAGGATAACTTGTACCATTTCGAATGGACTGAAGGCCCCTATAAAGGAGTAAAAGGAAAAGTTGGCTACAAAATAATCAAAGTGGCGAAAAAAAAATATTTCTTGAGCTTTATAGTTCAAGAACACGCATCGCTAGTAACACTTTACATAGATTTTAAAAAGAAAAAGTTATATGGATCAGCATTCATAGAAAAAAAAGAGAAGTATTTTCAATCGCTAGAGGAGGCGAAAATTATTGGCTTAAACTTTAAAGAGAATAATAATTAA
- a CDS encoding nuclear transport factor 2 family protein encodes MTSDENAKKENVQKIEKVKNALNTFINAADNSDVKLLETVIHDNYINTQYGFFGKPGVYNIGKNQYLDYIKDKTFGGLPRSINIIDSKIFDNTAMMEVVLESKALIFHSYIHIILDNDKWQVIGNYPNVVAKL; translated from the coding sequence ATGACATCAGATGAAAATGCCAAAAAAGAAAACGTACAAAAAATAGAAAAGGTTAAAAACGCTCTAAACACATTTATTAATGCTGCAGACAATAGTGATGTAAAACTTCTAGAAACAGTTATTCATGATAATTATATAAATACACAATACGGCTTTTTCGGAAAACCAGGTGTTTATAATATTGGAAAAAATCAATATTTAGACTACATAAAGGACAAGACTTTTGGAGGACTTCCAAGATCAATTAACATCATAGATTCTAAAATATTTGATAATACTGCAATGATGGAAGTCGTACTAGAAAGTAAAGCACTCATATTCCATTCTTACATTCATATCATTTTAGATAATGATAAATGGCAGGTAATTGGAAATTATCCAAATGTTGTAGCTAAACTATAA
- a CDS encoding sigma-70 family RNA polymerase sigma factor: protein MKDSFYRKLRVYAYNIIGIYDDANDIVQDVLEKFIKVEKSGIENEEAYLIRMVINSSINFKNRMKKFSTYGRWLPEPVQTDSADSMLERELIADYALMVLFEKLNPKERAVFILKEGFDYKHHEIAEVLDITDANSRKLLGRAKLKLGNGVFVGRQMKRHDISPFLKALNSSDINKLESLFSENISFSADGGDSVQVVATNTIGKSNISKLLVIVYKNFLNDKSYKISVMNHQVSIVYKSQERTNSCLLFSFNDEGYIESIYSVVDPFKLTNF, encoded by the coding sequence ATGAAAGATTCATTCTATAGAAAACTTAGAGTTTATGCCTACAATATCATTGGTATCTATGACGATGCCAATGATATTGTACAAGATGTACTTGAAAAATTCATCAAGGTTGAAAAATCAGGAATTGAAAATGAAGAAGCCTATTTAATTCGGATGGTAATTAATTCTTCAATAAATTTTAAGAATCGGATGAAAAAATTTTCTACTTATGGGAGATGGTTACCAGAACCTGTTCAAACTGATTCTGCAGATTCTATGTTAGAAAGGGAGTTAATAGCTGATTATGCATTGATGGTTTTATTTGAAAAGCTTAATCCGAAAGAGAGAGCTGTTTTCATATTAAAAGAAGGTTTCGATTATAAACATCATGAGATTGCCGAAGTTCTAGATATAACGGATGCAAATAGCAGGAAACTTTTGGGACGTGCAAAATTAAAACTAGGAAATGGGGTTTTTGTTGGAAGACAAATGAAACGACATGATATATCTCCTTTTTTAAAAGCTTTAAATTCTTCCGATATTAATAAACTTGAATCTCTTTTTTCTGAAAATATTTCTTTTTCTGCAGATGGAGGAGATTCTGTTCAAGTAGTGGCTACGAACACGATAGGGAAATCCAATATTTCTAAATTACTGGTTATAGTTTATAAGAATTTTCTTAATGATAAATCTTATAAGATAAGTGTTATGAATCATCAAGTTTCAATTGTTTATAAATCTCAAGAGCGAACTAATAGTTGTTTGTTGTTTAGCTTTAACGACGAAGGGTATATTGAGTCAATTTATTCTGTCGTTGATCCATTTAAACTAACAAATTTTTAA
- a CDS encoding FMN-dependent NADH-azoreductase → MKTLLRIDSSFNSDRSFSRMMADYYVKCWEKENPNGRVFYRDLDTEVILPLTSKTYAAFYNGENSEGCLGVSDSLIDELYSVDEILISSPVFNHSIPSNLKAYIDQIVRINRTFEYDEETGDRRGLLTGKKASVIVSRGGKEKSDGVEKYLSGILDYMGVSEVDEFSISGTVYKDVDERVVEVKKRIETKFDKVPL, encoded by the coding sequence ATGAAAACATTATTAAGAATAGACTCGAGCTTTAATTCTGACAGATCTTTTAGCAGGATGATGGCCGATTATTATGTTAAATGCTGGGAAAAGGAAAATCCAAATGGTAGAGTCTTTTATAGGGATTTAGATACTGAAGTTATTTTGCCTTTAACTTCAAAGACCTATGCTGCATTTTATAACGGTGAAAACTCTGAAGGGTGTTTAGGTGTTTCAGATTCGTTAATTGATGAGCTATACTCAGTTGATGAGATTTTAATTAGTTCGCCAGTTTTTAATCATTCAATTCCAAGCAATTTAAAAGCATATATAGATCAAATAGTTAGGATTAATAGAACTTTTGAATATGATGAGGAAACTGGAGATCGACGCGGTTTACTTACAGGAAAGAAGGCCAGTGTTATAGTTTCTAGAGGAGGTAAAGAAAAAAGTGATGGGGTTGAGAAGTATTTATCAGGAATATTAGATTATATGGGGGTTTCTGAAGTAGATGAGTTTTCAATATCAGGTACTGTTTATAAAGATGTAGACGAGAGAGTGGTGGAAGTTAAAAAAAGAATAGAGACTAAGTTTGATAAAGTACCACTATGA
- a CDS encoding cupin domain-containing protein, whose protein sequence is MKSEKIFFEDVLVNNALVLKEGDGEKLEVNGNSVVLKISSENTDNQLGVYEVNLKPSSMGAKPHYHRFMDETFIVLKGSPTVTMGEKEMVLSEGSVVFVPKFTVHGFRNDSHSNCKMLIVFNPAMRREGFFRGLSYLLNKDKLDSTKFRKLYNKYDSYLVE, encoded by the coding sequence ATGAAGAGTGAGAAGATTTTTTTCGAAGATGTTTTAGTTAATAATGCATTAGTTTTAAAGGAAGGTGATGGAGAAAAATTAGAGGTTAATGGTAACTCGGTTGTTTTAAAAATTAGTAGCGAGAACACTGATAATCAGCTTGGTGTTTACGAGGTAAATCTAAAACCGTCATCAATGGGTGCTAAACCGCATTATCACAGATTTATGGATGAAACTTTTATTGTTTTAAAAGGAAGTCCAACTGTTACTATGGGAGAAAAGGAGATGGTACTTTCTGAAGGTAGTGTGGTTTTTGTACCTAAATTTACTGTTCACGGTTTTAGAAATGATTCTCATTCTAATTGTAAAATGCTTATTGTTTTTAATCCTGCAATGAGGAGAGAGGGATTTTTTAGGGGGTTATCTTATTTGTTGAATAAGGACAAATTGGATAGTACTAAGTTTAGAAAACTTTATAATAAGTACGATAGCTATTTAGTAGAGTAG
- a CDS encoding Crp/Fnr family transcriptional regulator, which produces MSFSFLSDVDIADGVNRMYTKVLEKNDFLIRSGKTCDWLAFVSSGIIRNYYISSKDEEVTYCLTFPGNFITAWSSFISSTNTFENIHALTNAELIILKKSDYYELISSSESWLRFFNFFTEQSYILMEDRLLSIQMVTAKQRYRKLLISNPEYVQYVPLKYIASYLGISQRHLSRLRAEISKFDNIKK; this is translated from the coding sequence ATGTCTTTCTCGTTTTTATCTGATGTAGATATCGCAGACGGTGTGAATAGGATGTATACGAAAGTATTGGAGAAGAACGACTTTTTAATTCGTTCAGGTAAAACCTGCGATTGGTTAGCCTTTGTAAGCTCGGGAATAATTCGTAATTATTATATTTCGTCCAAGGATGAAGAAGTAACTTACTGTCTAACATTTCCCGGAAACTTTATTACGGCTTGGTCTTCTTTTATCTCTAGTACAAATACGTTTGAAAATATTCATGCGCTTACAAATGCCGAGTTGATTATTTTAAAGAAGAGTGATTACTATGAACTAATATCATCAAGCGAATCTTGGCTAAGATTCTTTAATTTTTTCACAGAGCAATCATATATTTTAATGGAAGATCGATTGTTAAGTATTCAAATGGTAACAGCAAAACAACGATATAGAAAATTATTAATAAGTAATCCTGAGTATGTTCAATATGTTCCTTTAAAATACATAGCATCTTATCTAGGAATTTCACAACGTCATTTAAGTCGATTAAGAGCAGAGATTTCAAAATTTGATAATATTAAAAAGTAA
- a CDS encoding DUF58 domain-containing protein, protein MAIDLSQLQSSEIKNLDLLAKQVVEGFITGMHKSPYHGFSVEFSEHKLYNKGEDTKHIDWKLFAKTEKLYTKKYEEETNLRCHIIIDNSSSMHYPLKKVQRFDDLNKIGFSIVAAASLIELLKKQRDAVGLSVYSDSYEFYAPEKGSDRHRKILTHQLESLLQQPKASKATETYQYLHEIAQKIHRRSMIFLFTDMFQPSKDNEELFDALRHLKYNKHEVILFHTFDKELEYDFDFENSPKKFVDVETGQQINLYAESVKESYNKEIANFFENLKNKCLQYKINYIPVNINENYNKILTTYLVSRNKF, encoded by the coding sequence ATGGCAATAGATCTTTCCCAATTACAATCTTCTGAAATAAAAAATTTAGATCTTCTAGCAAAACAAGTGGTAGAAGGTTTTATTACAGGAATGCATAAAAGTCCATATCATGGATTTTCCGTGGAATTCTCAGAGCACAAGCTTTATAACAAAGGAGAGGACACAAAGCATATAGATTGGAAACTATTTGCAAAAACAGAGAAATTATATACTAAAAAGTACGAGGAAGAAACAAATTTAAGATGTCATATCATTATAGATAATTCATCTTCTATGCATTATCCTTTAAAAAAAGTACAGCGTTTTGATGATCTAAATAAAATTGGTTTTTCAATAGTTGCTGCTGCCTCTTTAATTGAGTTACTTAAAAAACAAAGAGATGCTGTTGGTTTAAGCGTATACTCTGATTCTTATGAATTTTACGCTCCTGAGAAAGGAAGTGATCGTCATAGAAAGATACTTACACATCAGTTAGAATCTTTATTACAGCAGCCCAAAGCATCAAAAGCAACGGAAACATACCAGTATTTACACGAAATTGCCCAGAAGATACATCGAAGATCAATGATATTTCTATTTACAGATATGTTTCAGCCTTCGAAAGACAATGAAGAACTATTTGATGCCTTAAGACATTTAAAATACAACAAACACGAAGTAATTTTATTTCACACCTTCGACAAGGAGTTAGAATATGACTTTGATTTTGAAAATTCACCTAAAAAATTCGTGGATGTTGAAACAGGGCAGCAAATAAATTTATATGCAGAAAGCGTAAAAGAGTCTTACAACAAGGAAATCGCCAATTTTTTTGAAAATTTAAAAAATAAATGTCTGCAGTACAAAATCAACTATATTCCCGTGAATATCAATGAGAACTACAATAAAATTCTCACCACATATTTAGTGAGTAGAAATAAATTTTAA
- the trxA gene encoding thioredoxin — translation MALEITDTTFEETVLKSDKPVLVDFWATWCGPCRMVGPIIDEISKEYEGKAVVGKVDVDANQEFAAKYGVRNIPTVLVFKNGEVVAKQVGAAPKKAYTDKIDAAL, via the coding sequence ATGGCATTAGAAATTACAGATACAACATTCGAAGAAACAGTATTGAAATCTGATAAGCCTGTTTTAGTAGATTTCTGGGCAACTTGGTGTGGACCTTGTAGAATGGTTGGACCGATCATTGACGAAATCAGTAAAGAATACGAAGGTAAAGCAGTAGTTGGAAAAGTAGATGTAGACGCAAACCAAGAATTTGCAGCTAAATATGGAGTGAGAAATATCCCTACAGTTTTAGTTTTCAAAAACGGTGAAGTTGTTGCGAAGCAAGTTGGAGCAGCTCCTAAAAAAGCGTATACTGATAAAATAGACGCTGCGTTATAA
- the metK gene encoding methionine adenosyltransferase, whose protein sequence is MSYFFTSESVSEGHPDKVADQISDALIDNFLAFDPNSKVACETLVTTGQVVLAGEVKSNIYLDVQKIARNVINKIGYTKSEYMFDGNSCGVFSAIHEQSDDINRGVDRAKKEEQGAGDQGMMFGYATNETENYMPLALDLSHLILKELADLRREGNEIKYLRPDAKSQVTIEYSDDNVPQRVEAIVVSTQHDDFGGDDEMLAKIRKDIKDILMPRVIAKLPSQIQTLFNDDIKYHINPTGKFVIGGPHGDTGLTGRKIIVDTYGGKGAHGGGAFSGKDPSKVDRSAAYATRHIAKNLVAAGLADEVLVQVSYAIGVVEPMGIFVDTYGTAKVDLTDGEIAAKVSEIFDMRPHAIEDRLKLRTPMYSETAAYGHMGRKNEVISKKFVQPNGEVKEVEVELFTWEKLDYVAKVKEAFGL, encoded by the coding sequence ATGTCATACTTTTTTACATCAGAGAGTGTATCTGAAGGGCATCCAGATAAAGTAGCGGATCAAATTAGTGACGCTTTAATAGATAATTTTTTAGCTTTTGATCCTAATTCAAAAGTGGCTTGTGAAACATTAGTAACTACTGGTCAGGTAGTATTAGCAGGAGAAGTAAAATCTAATATTTATTTAGACGTTCAAAAAATTGCTAGAAATGTAATCAACAAAATCGGTTACACAAAGAGTGAATATATGTTTGATGGAAACTCTTGTGGAGTTTTTTCAGCAATTCACGAACAATCAGATGATATTAACAGGGGAGTAGATAGAGCTAAAAAAGAGGAGCAAGGAGCAGGAGATCAAGGAATGATGTTTGGTTATGCTACTAACGAAACTGAAAATTATATGCCTTTGGCCTTAGATTTGTCTCACTTAATATTAAAGGAGTTAGCAGATTTAAGAAGAGAAGGGAATGAAATTAAATACTTACGTCCAGATGCGAAAAGCCAGGTGACAATTGAGTATTCTGATGATAACGTACCACAAAGAGTAGAAGCAATTGTAGTTTCAACTCAGCATGATGATTTTGGTGGAGATGATGAAATGTTAGCTAAAATTAGAAAGGATATTAAAGATATTTTAATGCCTAGAGTAATTGCTAAATTACCTTCTCAAATTCAAACTTTATTTAATGATGATATTAAATATCACATCAATCCAACTGGAAAGTTCGTGATTGGTGGACCTCATGGAGATACTGGATTAACTGGTCGTAAGATTATTGTTGATACTTATGGAGGTAAAGGAGCGCATGGAGGTGGAGCTTTCTCTGGAAAGGATCCAAGTAAAGTAGATAGAAGTGCTGCTTATGCTACTCGTCATATTGCTAAAAACTTAGTTGCAGCAGGACTTGCAGATGAGGTTTTAGTTCAAGTTTCTTATGCTATTGGAGTTGTTGAGCCAATGGGAATTTTTGTTGATACTTATGGAACAGCGAAGGTAGATTTAACAGATGGTGAAATCGCTGCTAAAGTTTCTGAGATTTTTGACATGAGACCACATGCTATTGAGGACAGATTAAAACTAAGAACTCCTATGTATAGTGAAACAGCTGCATATGGACACATGGGTAGAAAGAATGAAGTAATTTCTAAGAAGTTTGTTCAGCCAAATGGTGAAGTGAAAGAGGTTGAAGTAGAATTGTTTACTTGGGAAAAACTTGATTACGTTGCGAAAGTAAAAGAGGCTTTCGGTTTATAG